From the genome of Candidatus Polarisedimenticolaceae bacterium:
AGCCTCTCCATTCCCTGGGACCTGAAGCTCCGCGACGGATGGTCGAAATGGATCGTGCGCCGGGCTCTTCGCGACGTCGTGCCCGACGCGATCCGGTGGCGCCGTGGCCGGTTCGTGCGATTGGGGCCGCAATACCTGAGCGCCGCCGTCGCAGTGTTCCGCCCGGAGCTCGACGCCGAGGTCGCCTCGGGGCTCTCCGACCTCGCTCCCTACGTCGACCGCAAGCGTCTCGCCGAGGCGGCGGTGCGGTTCCGTGCGGGCGACGCCGAGGCCGGTGAGAGGATCTGGCAGGCGGTCGCTCTGAACTCCTGGCTGCGCAAAGCTCGCGCAAGAAGGTATGATCCGCCCGAGCGCGCGAACGGCCCGGCCGCTGATCACGCCTTCTCCACGTCCGGAGAGGCGGTCATTCCTCATTAAGGGGTGGACACGATGAGCCAGGAACCGTCCGCGAAGAAGCCTTACCAGGCGCCGCGACTTACCGAGTACGGCAAGCTCGCCGACCTCACGACCGGCGGGACCGGGAAAGCCAACGAGGGATCGAGCGGCCAGCGTCCCCGCCCCTGACCCGATGAGCTATCGCTTCGGGGATCTCATCCTCGCGAGCGAGTTCCCCTGCACGCAGCTTCCGGCAGTGGACGCCGCGCCAGACTGCACCTTCGTGCTCCGTAGGGGACGGGCATGGAGGCCGCATTGGGAGCAGGCGTGGCCCGCCGTGGGGGGCGAGGTCGCGCTCGTCGGTGCCCGCGAGGGCGATGCCTATCGGCTCGGTGTCCCCGGCGTGGCCGTCTTCTCGATCGATGCGACCGCGACGCGGATCGCAGGCGCGGCGGAGGGAGATGCGTCCGCCGAGACGATCGAGCACCTGCTCGTCGATCAGGTGCTGCCGCGCCTCCTCGCGCATCGAGGGCGCCTCGTCCTCCACGCGGGGGGCGTGCTCACTCCGTTCGGTGCGGTCGCCTTCATCGGCGAATCGGGAATGGGGAAGTCGACACTTTGCTCGGCGCTCGCCCGCGCCGGCCATCGTGTCCTCGGCGACGATGGTCTCGTCGTGCGGCCGCGGCCTGACGGAGCGCCCGACGTCCTGGCGACCTATCCGGGTCTCCGCCTCCTCCCGGAATCGCTCCATGAGCTCCACGGCGCCGATGTCCCGACGACACCCGTGGCGTCGGGCCGGCCGAAGCGCCGCGTTGCGATCGGGGGCGGTGCGGGTCCTGCGCCGCTTCGCGCGATCTACGCGCTCGCCGAGTCGCGCGACGTCCAGATCCACCACGTGCGCGGGGTGGACGCGATCATGACCCTCGTCACGTCGTCGTTCCATCTCCACTGGAACGATCCGGTGCGCTCGCGCGACCATTTCGAGCGCGTGGCGGCGACCGTGCACGAGGTGCCCGTGAGACGCCTCGGCTACCCGCGCGATTTCGCGGCGCTGCCCCGCGTCGTCTCCGCCGTCATCGAGGACCTGGCCGCCGCGGCGGCGTAAGATCCTCTTCTCGTGACAAGAACCGGGCTCATCGCGGCTGCCGTGGCCGTCGCTCTCGCGGCGCCGGCCCACGCGTGGGGCCCGCTCGGCCACCGCATCGTCGCCGAGTCGGCCGCGCTCCTCGTCCAGGACGATCTGCCGGAGACATGGGGCCCGCTCCTCGCGCGCCACCGGTTCGCTCTCGGCATCTACGCGTTCGTTCCCGACTCCCGCTTCCGCCACACCGACGGGCGCGGCGGCAAGCTCGAGGGGCCGACGCACTACGTCAACCTCGACGCGCCGCATTGCGCCCCGCGTGGTTCGGTGGACCGCCGCGTCGCGCAGTTCGCCGCCAGGGCCGGGGCCGATCTCCATCCGGTGACGAAGCCGGTCGGCGGGTACGTCGCCGGTGCTACGGCGGACGGTGATGTCCGCAGGATCTACCTCGGCCTGCTCGATCTCGGCCTCATGGCCCATTACTCCGGCGATGCCTCGATGCCGTACCACGCCGCGGCCGACTCGAACGGCTTCGCCGCGGGCGAGGGTGGGATCCACTACTACTTCGAGAACGATTGCGTCGATGCCTTCGAGCCCGGCCTCGCGGAGGAAGTCCTCGCCGTCGCACGCGAGAAGCGCTCCGCCTGGACCGCGGCATGGTCGGCCGCCGGCACCACGCCCGAGGCGCTCGTCGGCGCCGTCTTGAAGGACAGCCTCGCCGCCGTCGCGAAGGTGTCGGAGATCGACAAGCGCGATGCGGTCATCACGCCGTCGCGGCCGGGCGGGAAAACTCCTGCCGTGCGCAAGCCGCCCGTCGAGGGGTGCCGTTCGCTGCGGCCGATCGTCGTCGAGCGGCTCGCCAAGGGCGCGGTGCTCACCGCGATCATCTGGGAGAGCGTGCTGCCGCGCACCGGTGTCGACTTCAAGGGCGCGTCGTCGCTCCTCTTCTCCGACCTCGTCTCCGATCCCGCCTACGTTCCCCCGGACTACTGACAGAGGGGACAGCTTCCGAAACTCACTTTGGGTGAGTTTCGGAAGCTGTCCCCTCTTCTTTCATGTCGACGATCCAGCGGGAGAAGAGATCGACCGCGTCGCGGTCGACGACGGCGGTGCCGAGCGGAGGCATCTGGCTCGACGGCCGCCGCGAGCTCATCCGGTAGATGACCGCGCTCAGGTCGGGCCGCCCGGGGGCGATGCGCCGCGTCAGCTCGCCGGCGTCGGGGACGATGAAGTCGCCGGGCACGCCCATGGTCGTCGCCAGCGCGCGTGACCCGGCGCTCTCGTGGGCCAGCACCATGCCGAGTCCGGCGAGAGGCCCGCGGCCGTTGTGACAGTGCCCGCAGTTCGCCGACAGATAGCCGAGCGCCGCGCGCTCGACGGGGCTCGACGCCTTGATCGCCGGCGGATCGTCGACCCAATCGCCGCGCCGCGGAGAGACCAGCTCGAACGTATCGAGCGTCTTTAGCGTGACCATCCCCGGCTTGAGCGCCTGCGCGTGCGGCGCCAATGGGTCGCGATCGTCCGAGAGCTGGAGCATCGAGAAGCCGAGGATCGGCGACGCGCTCGAGCCGTGGCAGCTCAGGCAATCGGTGCGCGACGGGATCGAGTGACGGACACCGGGAGCGATCGCCGCGTGCTGCGGCAGCCCTTCGGCCGGCGCCAGGTAGGCCTCGGTCTGCTCGTCGTTCCACGCGTACGACGCGAAGATCCAATCGGTCTCGGTGACGCGCCAGATGAAGCGCGTTTCGACCTTGCGCCCTGCGAACGCGAACTCCTTCCAGAACCTGGTGCCGACGGGAAAGCCCCATGCATCCGGGTCCGAGACGTCGATCGTGGTGCCGTCCGGAATCCGGATCCACCGCGCTTTCGCGGCACCGTCGGTCCACAGCGGGTACTGCGGCTCGTACGGGAGGTTCCAGACGTCGATCTTCCCGCTCGCGATGTCGAGGTAGAGCCCGGTCTCCGAGAGCCGCTCGGGGGCGCGGGGGACGCCCTCGGCCTCGGCACCTCTCGCCGCGGCGGCGAGGACCGCCGCCACGACGAGACACCGGACGACCCTGCGGCTCATCGACGGCCTTCTCTCAGTGCGCCTGCGGCGGATCGACCGGTTGCGGGACCTTGTTCTTGACCGGTGGGATCGACTGCAGGTAGGCGAAGATCGCCTCGAGGTCGTCGTCGGTCGCCTTCCCGTACATCGGCCAGGGCATCGGCGGGAGAACCGGCCGCCCGATCCCCTGGTGGCGCCCGGTGCGCAGCGTGTCGAGGAACATCTTCTCGGTCCACTTGCCGAGGCCGGTCTCGGGATCGGGGGTGAGGTTCGCGGTGAAGCTCGTGCCCCACGGGCCGGAGAACGCGGTGTTCGTCACCGCTCCCGCCCATCCCCACGGGCCCGCGGGGAGGGCCGGGGCCGGCGGCATCTCGAGCTCTTGGGGGTGGCCGCTGAGCATCCGGCTCATGTCGGGCTCGGGTCCGCTCCCGCCCATCTTGAACGGCGTGTGGCAATCGTTGCAGACCATGATCCGGACGAGGTAGGCGCCGCGGGCGACGCGGTCGGCGGGGGCGCCCTCGGCCATCGCAGGGATCGGCGCGATCGTGGCGGCGGCGAGAATCAACGCGGTCACTGATCTCATCGGCTTCTCCTTTCGTTCGACAACGAAAGTACCCGCCGGAGGAGTTGCCGATTGCTCAGTGATCCTTAAACTCTTCCTAAGAATTTCCTAACTTGCTAAGGTGTCGCGGCGGCCATGGTTTCCCACGAAATCGCAGA
Proteins encoded in this window:
- a CDS encoding lasso RiPP family leader peptide-containing protein; its protein translation is MSQEPSAKKPYQAPRLTEYGKLADLTTGGTGKANEGSSGQRPRP